Genomic segment of Oscillospiraceae bacterium:
CGGCACGCCCGATTTCGCTGCTCGACAACGAAGAAGAGTCCGAGTAAGTTGTTTTCGAAATGAAAAAACGTACCGTCATCACGGCTGCGGCAATTGCGGTTGCGGCGGTTTTCGTGACGATGCTTTTGATTGTGCGGGCCGGTGACATGAAATATACCACCTATACCGCAAACCTGTACGACGCCGAGATGTCGGTGCCCGTGACGGGTGTTTTTGTTCGAAGCGAAACCCGTCTGCAAATCAATGCGGGCGGTTCGGTGGTTTATTCGCTGGATGACGGCGAGCGAACTGCCAAGAAAGAGGAGATTGCACGCATTTATTCATCCGCAAAAAGTGTTGAGGCAGCTGCGCAAATTGCGCTCCTCTCGGACGAGCTTGAGGATTTGGAAGCGCTCACCGCCAACGCAGACAGTGAGGCAGTGATGACACCGGATACCGTTTTGGCCGGTACGAAGGACATCCTCGACAGTATTGACGAAATCACCAAAAACGGCGGGGCGCGGGGAATTTATGAACAGCGTCGGACGCTGACCAAGCTTTTAAACCGCTACGGCAGCTATTTTACCGACAGCGATTACAGCGGGCGTATCGCCCAACTGAAACAGGAGATCGCATCTTTAAAAAACACCATGGGGAGTTATTCCTCACAATATGCGCCGGATTCGGGGTATTTCTTTTATTACAGTGACGGGCTGGAGGGGCTTTCACCGTCACAGTTGACCGAACTTTCCTGCGATAAGGTCGATGCATTGATTGCTCAGTGTCAGAATTCGGCGCTTGCCGCACAGCCCAAACTCGTGACCGATTATACCTGGTATTTTGTATTTAACATACCGACGCCCAAAGCGATTCAAATTTCGAGCTCCAAACTCTATATTCGGTTTCCCGCCGTTTCGGATGAAAAGGTACAAACCGTGATTGAGACTGCACAGAAAGACGGGAGCACGACCGGAAATACGGCCGTAAAAGTTTCTTCACGCAATGCGATTTCACAACTCGGAGAGTGTCGGGTAGAACAGGCCGAAATTATTATCGATTCGGTGAAAGGGCTGCGCGTTCCGGTCAGTGCAATTCGAACCGTGACCGATGAAAACGGTGTCGAGCAGGCGGGAGTGTATGCAATTATCGGGCCGGAGATGGTGTTTCGCAAGATCAATGTGCTGATCTCGGACGGTGAATATGCGATCTGCGAATACACCGGAAGCAGCGGCTGGTTGCAGCTTTATGACGAAGTTA
This window contains:
- a CDS encoding HlyD family efflux transporter periplasmic adaptor subunit translates to MKKRTVITAAAIAVAAVFVTMLLIVRAGDMKYTTYTANLYDAEMSVPVTGVFVRSETRLQINAGGSVVYSLDDGERTAKKEEIARIYSSAKSVEAAAQIALLSDELEDLEALTANADSEAVMTPDTVLAGTKDILDSIDEITKNGGARGIYEQRRTLTKLLNRYGSYFTDSDYSGRIAQLKQEIASLKNTMGSYSSQYAPDSGYFFYYSDGLEGLSPSQLTELSCDKVDALIAQCQNSALAAQPKLVTDYTWYFVFNIPTPKAIQISSSKLYIRFPAVSDEKVQTVIETAQKDGSTTGNTAVKVSSRNAISQLGECRVEQAEIIIDSVKGLRVPVSAIRTVTDENGVEQAGVYAIIGPEMVFRKINVLISDGEYAICEYTGSSGWLQLYDEVIVTGKDLADGKTL